One window of the Anaeromyxobacter sp. genome contains the following:
- a CDS encoding proton-conducting membrane transporter, with the protein MSRAPAPGGRRVRRAPHHARPPFEGRRAAGPLRALGAGRDAERPSRRGAPSRPRRRACAAGGGARGHRPGWPVPGAGGAPRLPGGLRRHPRLRRRGPAGPAHRPADRLPGGLRRRRRAPAGLAGSPPPRHPGAGHPLPAGRGAARLGPEGRRRAALPAPPGGAEPLGGRRARPGGGPRRRAEVRPVSLVLVAAAVLLVGAVLALGLRDNRHRGWAAISTQALASGLVLAGVLPVLMGGGEVRATVPWSYPIDAIAVHLDPLGAFFLAWSLPMTLLGTVYALGYLRPSFQTRNAGVQFALLNVTSLSFVMIYTLESAFVFLLGWEIAAVAAWLLVVWDYRNQRIRFAGFNYLVSTHIGLFFLLAAFMVMHSQTGSMDFQAFGAFLRTPGPLRGVTFVLLVTSFGLKSAFFPFHTWLPRAHSAAPAHVSALMSGVIHKAGLFGLLRFTLLLGTPEDWMGWYVLAFSALSALAGVLYTTTQRDLKRLLGYSSTENVGIAGMGFGVGTLGLAWHQPALVALGFGGGLLHLLNHAFFKCLLFYAAGAIYRSTHSVDLERLGGLARRMPWTAGFFLLGGLAISALPPLNGFVGEFLIYAGLLGQGAPPGVERGLFTIVAALLAFVGGVSALAMTRAFGLAFLGAPRDPRLHCEGEVPLTMRLPMALHAVGVLALGLLPGLGLALVDQPVRLFLGQRGGPAPAAALEATRLLGPVAGLGLLLLLVLAALALLRRWLLHGAAAPRSVTWGCGYVGATPRMQYTGTSFSAQFAGIFDTVLRHLRRERLPTEPFPQREGHLSTHCVDAVEQRMFEVMGEGDRMVVRTAGRIPLEPRFSLAAGLVVLIAVVALVLSGAGGRW; encoded by the coding sequence ATGAGCCGCGCGCCGGCGCCGGGTGGCCGCCGGGTCCGACGGGCGCCCCACCACGCCAGGCCGCCATTCGAGGGGCGCCGCGCCGCTGGCCCGCTTCGTGCTTTAGGCGCGGGGCGTGACGCAGAGAGACCGAGCCGCCGCGGCGCCCCCAGCCGCCCCCGCCGCCGCGCGTGCGCTGCTGGTGGTGGCGCCAGGGGGCACCGACCCGGATGGCCTGTTCCGGGAGCTGGCGGCGCGCCACGACTACCAGGTGGGCTACGGCGCCACCCTCGCCTCCGCCGACGAGGCCCTGCGGGCCCGGCCCATCGCCCTGCTGATCGCCTCCCCGGCGGTCTCCGCCGCCGACGTCGGGCACCTGCTGGCCTCGCGGGATCGCCTCCGCCCCGGCATCCCGGTGCTGGTCATCCGCTACCGGCAGGCCGAGGAGCCGCCCGCCTGGGCCCGGAAGGGCGTCGGCGTGCTGCGCTGCCCGCTCCTCCCGGAGGCGCTGAGCCGCTCGGTGGACGTCGTGCTCGGCCTGGCGGTGGCCCCCGACGGCGGGCCGAGGTCCGGCCGGTGAGCCTGGTCCTCGTCGCCGCCGCCGTCCTGCTGGTGGGAGCCGTGCTGGCCCTCGGCCTGCGCGACAACCGGCACCGCGGCTGGGCCGCCATCTCCACCCAGGCGCTGGCGAGCGGGCTGGTGCTCGCCGGGGTGCTGCCGGTGCTCATGGGCGGCGGCGAGGTCCGCGCCACCGTGCCCTGGTCCTACCCGATCGACGCCATCGCCGTGCACCTCGACCCGCTCGGCGCCTTCTTCCTGGCCTGGTCGCTGCCGATGACGCTGCTCGGCACCGTCTACGCGCTCGGGTACCTGCGGCCCTCCTTCCAGACCAGGAACGCCGGCGTCCAGTTCGCGCTGCTCAACGTCACCTCCCTCTCCTTCGTCATGATCTACACGCTGGAGAGCGCCTTCGTGTTCCTGCTCGGGTGGGAGATCGCGGCGGTGGCGGCCTGGCTGCTGGTGGTGTGGGACTACCGCAACCAGCGCATCCGCTTCGCCGGCTTCAACTACCTGGTCTCCACCCACATCGGGCTCTTCTTCCTGCTGGCCGCCTTCATGGTCATGCACAGCCAGACCGGCTCGATGGACTTCCAGGCCTTCGGCGCGTTCCTCCGCACGCCCGGCCCGTTGCGGGGCGTCACCTTCGTCCTGCTGGTCACCTCCTTCGGCCTCAAGTCCGCCTTCTTCCCGTTCCACACCTGGCTGCCCCGGGCCCACTCGGCGGCGCCGGCGCACGTCTCGGCGCTGATGTCCGGGGTGATCCACAAGGCCGGCCTCTTCGGCCTGCTGCGCTTCACCCTGCTCCTCGGCACGCCGGAGGACTGGATGGGGTGGTACGTGCTGGCCTTCTCGGCGCTCTCGGCGCTGGCGGGCGTCCTCTACACGACCACCCAGCGCGACCTGAAGCGGCTCCTCGGGTACTCCTCCACCGAGAACGTCGGGATCGCCGGGATGGGCTTCGGCGTGGGCACCCTGGGGCTGGCCTGGCACCAGCCGGCGCTGGTGGCCCTGGGCTTCGGCGGCGGCCTCCTGCACCTGCTCAACCACGCCTTCTTCAAGTGCCTCCTCTTCTACGCGGCCGGCGCCATCTACCGCTCGACCCACAGCGTCGACCTGGAGCGGCTCGGCGGCCTGGCCAGGCGCATGCCGTGGACGGCCGGCTTCTTCCTGCTGGGCGGGCTCGCCATCTCCGCGCTGCCCCCGCTCAACGGGTTCGTCGGCGAGTTCCTCATCTACGCGGGGCTCCTCGGCCAGGGCGCGCCGCCCGGCGTCGAGCGCGGGCTCTTCACCATCGTGGCCGCGCTGCTGGCCTTCGTGGGCGGCGTCTCGGCGCTGGCCATGACGCGCGCCTTCGGCCTGGCCTTCCTCGGAGCCCCCAGGGACCCGCGGCTCCACTGCGAGGGGGAGGTCCCCCTCACCATGCGCCTCCCCATGGCGCTGCACGCCGTCGGGGTCCTGGCGCTCGGCCTCCTGCCCGGGCTCGGCCTGGCCCTCGTCGACCAGCCGGTCCGCCTCTTCCTCGGGCAGCGCGGCGGGCCCGCGCCGGCGGCGGCCCTCGAGGCCACCCGCCTCCTCGGCCCGGTCGCCGGGCTGGGGCTCCTGCTCCTCCTGGTGCTGGCGGCGCTGGCCCTGCTGCGCCGCTGGCTGCTGCACGGCGCGGCGGCGCCGCGCTCCGTGACCTGGGGCTGCGGCTACGTCGGGGCCACCCCCCGGATGCAGTACACCGGGACGTCCTTCTCGGCGCAGTTCGCCGGCATCTTCGACACCGTGCTGCGCCACCTGCGCCGCGAGCGGCTCCCCACCGAGCCGTTCCCCCAGCGCGAGGGGCACCTCAGCACCCACTGCGTGGACGCCGTCGAGCAGCGCATGTTCGAGGTGATGGGCGAGGGGGACCGGATGGTGGTCCGGACGGCGGGCCGCATCCCCCTCGAGCCCCGCTTCTCGCTGGCCGCCGGGCTGGTGGTGCTCATCGCGGTGGTGGCCCTGGTGCTCTCCGGCGCCGGAGGCCGCTGGTGA
- a CDS encoding NADH-quinone oxidoreductase subunit H, which translates to MTPLLALAHLGALLLLPFPVIGLINRTRSLWAGRKGPRLLQSASDLRRLLRKRPVYSRTTTILFAAGPLVVLATTLVAGLLTPLLGRFAPLAFPYDFVAFAYLWGLGRIFLMLAALDTGSAFEGMGASREATYAAFVEPALFLAFGTLAAATGRTTFAEILDVGFRSPAQVVTSLGVLFTLLVLLQVETARVPVDDPATHLELTMIHEVMILDHSGPDLAALQYAAALKLTVCAGLIAGLLNPLRLADGPLLAAAVQLGLVAAVAVAVGFVESLVARLKLAVVPQYVLAGGISAALALLATAWAQGGGR; encoded by the coding sequence GTGACGCCCCTCCTCGCCCTGGCCCACCTGGGGGCGCTGCTGCTCCTGCCCTTCCCCGTGATCGGCCTGATCAACCGCACCAGGTCCCTCTGGGCCGGCCGGAAGGGGCCGCGCCTGCTGCAGAGCGCCTCCGACCTGCGGCGGCTCCTGCGCAAGCGCCCCGTCTACAGCCGCACCACCACCATCCTCTTCGCCGCCGGGCCGCTGGTGGTGCTGGCCACCACCCTGGTGGCCGGCCTGCTGACCCCGCTCCTCGGCCGGTTCGCCCCGCTCGCCTTCCCCTACGACTTCGTGGCCTTCGCCTACCTGTGGGGCCTGGGCCGGATCTTCCTCATGCTGGCCGCGCTCGACACCGGCAGCGCCTTCGAGGGCATGGGCGCCAGCCGGGAGGCGACCTACGCGGCCTTCGTCGAGCCGGCCCTGTTCCTGGCGTTCGGCACCCTGGCCGCGGCGACCGGCCGGACCACCTTCGCCGAGATCCTCGACGTGGGGTTCCGCTCCCCGGCGCAGGTGGTCACCAGCCTGGGCGTGCTGTTCACGCTCCTCGTCCTCCTGCAGGTCGAGACGGCCAGGGTGCCGGTGGACGACCCGGCCACCCACCTCGAGCTCACCATGATCCACGAGGTCATGATCCTCGACCACTCCGGCCCGGACCTGGCCGCGCTCCAGTACGCCGCGGCGCTCAAGCTGACGGTCTGCGCCGGGCTCATCGCCGGCCTGCTGAACCCGCTGCGCCTCGCCGACGGCCCGCTGCTGGCGGCGGCGGTCCAGCTCGGGCTGGTGGCGGCCGTGGCGGTGGCGGTGGGCTTCGTCGAGTCGCTGGTGGCGCGCCTCAAGCTGGCCGTGGTGCCGCAGTACGTGCTGGCGGGCGGGATCTCCGCCGCGCTGGCGCTCCTGGCCACCGCCTGGGCGCAGGGCGGCGGACGATGA